From a single Gimesia fumaroli genomic region:
- a CDS encoding metallophosphoesterase family protein, which translates to MPVHLPAQNRRQFLFTLGAGFITYSTSAFASETQSEDLVYLLNDTHIGEKHPTNSPVPSHLRQAVSELVNLEQKPACVLINGDLALKDGQPGDYRHFAKLIRPLREAKIDTHLTLGNHDERDVFYGVMEEEKPATPPVKSKHISVVQTKHANFFLLDSLHKTMVTQGTLGKEQRAWLTNALDAHADKPAIIVTHHNPRLGGDPNHFPGGLTDSVELWEILAPRKQVKAYIHGHIHDRGNAQHKGIHILNTPATSYVANPKLSTTGWTVAKLSPNGVTLTTHTTDPKHSWNQQAKTLTWR; encoded by the coding sequence ATGCCCGTACATCTGCCCGCCCAGAACCGACGTCAGTTCCTGTTCACTTTAGGCGCAGGATTCATCACTTATAGCACCAGCGCCTTTGCCAGTGAAACCCAGTCGGAAGATCTGGTCTATCTGTTAAACGACACGCACATTGGTGAAAAGCATCCGACGAACTCTCCGGTCCCCAGTCATTTACGGCAGGCAGTCAGCGAACTGGTGAACCTCGAACAGAAGCCAGCCTGCGTATTGATTAACGGCGATCTGGCATTAAAAGATGGACAGCCCGGCGACTACCGTCACTTCGCGAAACTGATCCGCCCATTACGTGAAGCGAAAATCGACACGCATCTGACGCTGGGGAATCATGACGAACGCGACGTCTTTTACGGTGTGATGGAGGAAGAAAAACCAGCCACGCCGCCGGTCAAATCGAAACATATCTCCGTGGTCCAGACCAAACACGCGAATTTCTTCCTGCTCGATTCGCTGCACAAAACGATGGTCACACAGGGAACGCTGGGCAAAGAACAGCGCGCCTGGCTGACCAATGCCCTCGATGCACACGCTGATAAGCCCGCGATCATTGTCACGCATCACAATCCACGTCTTGGTGGCGATCCGAATCATTTCCCCGGTGGCTTAACCGATTCGGTCGAACTGTGGGAGATCCTGGCACCGCGAAAGCAGGTCAAAGCCTACATTCACGGACATATCCATGATCGGGGCAATGCCCAACACAAAGGCATTCACATTCTCAACACTCCGGCAACGTCTTATGTCGCAAACCCCAAACTTTCCACGACCGGCTGGACCGTCGCGAAACTGAGCCCGAACGGTGTTACACTCACGACGCACACCACAGATCCCAAACATAGCTGGAACCAGCAAGCTAAAACGCTGACCTGGCGCTAA
- a CDS encoding Trx7/PDZ domain-containing (seleno)protein, with amino-acid sequence MLKNVCVCMLLLLTTTSISLAQTREEKVRQDREKVEAGGYWIYNDLQQGFAQAEKTKQPMLVVLRCIPCEECVKLDEELMEKDPQLKPLMDQFVRVRLISTNGLDLSLFQYDYDQSFAVFLLNADRTIYGRFGTRSHHTLWSEDVSIEGLAQAMQGALKLHANYDTIKASLKDKQGKQPEEPSPEKFPLLAGKYRSRINEKKDIVKSCIHCHQVGDAQRDFYLRQQKPLPERILFQYPHPKILGLILDPTQKATVKEVQENSIAAQAGFQPGDEILSLSGQPLLSIADVQWVLHHAGEQDQLKANVKRDGKQLELTIALPKGWKRSDDLSWRVSSWPLRRMVLGGAVLEPTTAEQRQQAGLAADAPMALHIRGLGKYGLHATARRSGFKVGDIIIGFNGKTDLARETDLLAYGVNALTPGQTAEVTVVRGKKQVQLKLPRQN; translated from the coding sequence ATGCTGAAGAACGTTTGTGTCTGTATGTTATTATTGTTGACGACGACTTCCATTTCCTTAGCACAAACGCGCGAAGAAAAAGTGCGCCAGGATCGCGAGAAAGTCGAAGCGGGCGGTTATTGGATCTACAACGATCTGCAGCAAGGCTTCGCGCAGGCAGAGAAAACAAAACAGCCCATGCTGGTCGTGTTGCGCTGCATTCCCTGCGAAGAGTGCGTGAAGTTGGACGAAGAACTGATGGAGAAGGATCCGCAGTTGAAGCCGCTGATGGACCAGTTTGTGCGTGTGCGGCTGATCTCAACCAACGGTCTGGACCTGTCGCTGTTTCAGTATGATTACGATCAATCGTTCGCCGTGTTCCTGCTGAATGCAGACCGCACGATTTACGGGCGGTTTGGTACGCGCTCGCACCATACGCTCTGGTCGGAAGATGTTTCGATCGAAGGGCTGGCGCAGGCGATGCAAGGGGCTTTGAAACTGCACGCGAACTATGACACCATCAAAGCATCACTGAAAGACAAACAGGGTAAGCAGCCCGAGGAGCCTTCTCCCGAGAAATTTCCTCTGTTGGCAGGGAAGTATCGTTCACGAATCAACGAGAAAAAAGACATCGTCAAAAGTTGTATTCACTGTCATCAAGTGGGTGATGCACAGCGGGACTTTTATTTACGCCAACAAAAACCGCTGCCGGAACGGATTCTGTTTCAGTACCCGCATCCCAAAATTCTAGGACTGATTCTGGACCCCACGCAGAAAGCAACCGTGAAAGAAGTGCAGGAAAACTCAATCGCTGCCCAGGCTGGTTTTCAACCCGGCGATGAAATCCTGTCTTTGTCGGGTCAGCCTCTGCTCTCGATTGCCGATGTGCAGTGGGTGCTGCATCACGCGGGGGAGCAGGATCAACTGAAAGCAAACGTCAAGCGGGATGGAAAACAGCTGGAGCTGACCATCGCGCTGCCAAAAGGTTGGAAGCGGAGCGATGATTTGTCCTGGCGAGTGAGTAGTTGGCCTTTACGGCGGATGGTGCTCGGCGGTGCTGTCCTGGAACCGACGACCGCCGAACAACGTCAGCAGGCAGGTTTAGCCGCAGATGCACCGATGGCGCTGCATATTCGTGGGCTGGGTAAATATGGTTTGCATGCGACCGCCCGACGTTCTGGTTTTAAAGTCGGCGATATCATTATTGGGTTCAATGGAAAAACTGATCTGGCCCGTGAGACGGATTTGCTGGCTTACGGGGTGAACGCTCTCACGCCTGGACAAACCGCCGAGGTGACGGTGGTCCGAGGCAAGAAGCAAGTGCAGTTAAAACTTCCGCGGCAGAACTGA
- a CDS encoding PSD1 and planctomycete cytochrome C domain-containing protein — MRKRITRISAACCFLAISFYAEAPAWSAKKPSGKSAQAKMDPKQRAFFENKIRPVLVKKCYSCHSSKSEELGGKLRMDTRDGMRVGGESGPAFVEGRPNESLLIQALRYDDLEMPPDEPLSEAVINDFITWVKMGVPDPRIDHPLIAKKPTEDSTAAKPELWSFQPVRNPAPPAVQNQSWVYDPLDQFVLSRIEAAELTPTHDAAPITLVRRLYYDLTGLPPTAEQVETFLADYQRRQQQAVAHLVDELLASPHFGERWGRHWLDVARYGESNGNDGLGRNPTFPHAWRYRDYVIQAFNNDVPYDQFLTEQIAGDLLTAKTPEERDRLLIATGFLAIGSKPAKAMNVNFHMDVVNDQINVIGTGVMGLSVACARCHDHKHDPIPTADYYAMAGIFLSTETMWGYAANQPLTAPETPLHVLKSKHHYVPPPDSGAQPKVDKHTLSRKKKPKNVYPPGTALAMGVREKKKPVDCKINIKGESKKLGPSVPRGFLSACKIEQPPKIDAKQSGRLQLAEWLTSADHPQTSRVMVNRIWLHLFGQALVRTPDDFGIYGERPTHPQLLDHLATRFRTEGWSIKQLIRSIVLSRTYQLSSFCDDLILDADPENKLLCRHNRRRLDAESLRDSILAASGQLNREPGLGSSIAHVDELVNKAGNLHLPDNHRSIYLCMMRHSEPPELSSFDLPDSTKPVGKRNETTLPTQSLFLINSHFLIEQSQLFAKDILLNPKLNDSQRIHLVYRRALNRVPESSELARALALIQDVDTALKTEISQEKLRRQTVWATLCQALLNTNEFRYVD; from the coding sequence ATGCGTAAACGAATCACCCGGATCTCTGCAGCTTGTTGTTTTCTCGCGATCTCGTTCTACGCAGAAGCACCGGCCTGGAGTGCAAAGAAACCATCTGGCAAATCAGCCCAGGCAAAGATGGACCCGAAGCAGCGGGCCTTTTTTGAAAATAAAATCCGCCCCGTGCTCGTCAAAAAATGTTATTCCTGCCATTCCTCCAAATCAGAGGAACTGGGCGGCAAACTACGGATGGATACCCGCGACGGCATGCGCGTCGGGGGTGAATCAGGCCCCGCTTTTGTCGAAGGGCGCCCTAATGAGAGCCTGTTGATTCAAGCCCTGCGATATGATGACCTGGAAATGCCGCCCGATGAACCATTGTCGGAAGCCGTCATCAATGACTTTATCACGTGGGTCAAGATGGGTGTGCCCGATCCGCGCATCGATCATCCGTTGATCGCTAAAAAACCGACGGAAGATTCCACGGCAGCAAAACCGGAACTCTGGTCGTTTCAACCGGTCAGAAATCCCGCGCCTCCCGCCGTCCAAAATCAAAGCTGGGTTTATGATCCTCTTGACCAGTTTGTTCTCTCACGAATTGAAGCGGCCGAGCTCACTCCCACGCACGATGCAGCACCCATCACGCTGGTGCGACGTTTGTACTATGACTTGACTGGCTTGCCTCCCACAGCAGAGCAGGTGGAAACATTCCTGGCCGACTATCAACGTCGTCAACAACAGGCGGTCGCTCATCTGGTCGATGAATTACTGGCGTCTCCTCATTTCGGCGAACGCTGGGGGCGTCACTGGCTGGATGTCGCGCGCTACGGTGAATCGAACGGCAATGATGGTCTGGGACGCAATCCGACCTTTCCCCATGCCTGGCGCTATCGTGATTATGTCATCCAGGCATTCAACAACGACGTTCCCTACGACCAGTTTCTCACCGAACAGATTGCCGGCGATCTATTAACCGCAAAGACTCCCGAAGAACGGGATCGCCTGCTCATCGCAACCGGATTCCTGGCCATCGGCTCGAAACCTGCCAAAGCGATGAACGTGAACTTCCACATGGACGTCGTCAACGATCAGATTAATGTGATTGGGACCGGTGTGATGGGACTGAGTGTCGCTTGTGCCCGCTGTCACGATCACAAACACGATCCGATTCCGACAGCCGACTATTATGCGATGGCCGGCATTTTCCTCAGCACCGAAACGATGTGGGGTTATGCCGCCAATCAACCTTTGACAGCGCCGGAAACTCCCCTGCATGTTTTAAAATCGAAGCACCACTACGTACCGCCGCCAGACAGCGGTGCGCAACCGAAAGTCGATAAACATACCCTGTCCCGAAAAAAGAAACCCAAAAACGTCTATCCTCCCGGTACAGCATTGGCGATGGGAGTCCGTGAAAAGAAAAAACCGGTTGACTGCAAAATCAATATCAAAGGGGAATCCAAGAAACTCGGGCCGAGTGTGCCTCGCGGTTTCCTCTCGGCCTGTAAGATAGAACAGCCCCCGAAAATCGATGCCAAACAAAGTGGACGCCTGCAACTGGCAGAGTGGCTGACCTCGGCAGATCACCCGCAGACATCACGCGTGATGGTCAATCGGATCTGGCTGCACCTGTTTGGCCAGGCACTGGTTCGCACCCCGGATGATTTTGGCATCTATGGCGAACGACCGACGCATCCCCAACTGCTCGATCATCTGGCGACGCGTTTTCGTACGGAAGGCTGGTCGATCAAACAACTGATTCGCAGTATTGTCCTCAGCCGCACGTATCAGCTCAGCAGTTTTTGTGACGATTTGATCCTGGATGCAGATCCGGAAAACAAACTCCTCTGTCGGCATAACCGTCGCCGCCTGGATGCGGAATCGTTAAGAGACAGCATCCTCGCCGCCAGCGGTCAACTCAACAGAGAACCCGGCCTGGGTTCTTCGATCGCACATGTGGACGAGCTGGTCAACAAAGCAGGCAACCTGCATCTGCCCGATAATCACCGCAGCATTTACCTGTGCATGATGCGTCATTCTGAACCACCGGAGCTGTCCTCGTTCGACCTGCCCGATTCGACCAAACCGGTTGGCAAACGGAACGAAACCACACTGCCCACACAGAGTCTGTTTCTCATAAACAGTCATTTCCTGATTGAACAGTCACAATTATTTGCCAAAGACATTTTGTTGAATCCCAAACTGAATGATTCTCAACGCATTCATCTCGTATATCGGCGCGCTTTAAATCGTGTTCCGGAATCGTCTGAACTGGCGCGGGCTCTGGCATTGATTCAAGACGTCGACACAGCACTGAAAACAGAAATATCCCAGGAAAAACTGCGTCGTCAAACCGTCTGGGCTACACTCTGCCAGGCACTATTAAACACCAACGAATTTCGCTACGTTGATTAA
- a CDS encoding alkaline phosphatase D family protein: MQSLTRRMALKLFALGTTFFGLKKSHTLEAAEQKNDSSVMGRWNKTNDRVWLGEEFWANPMEDWRIVDGAAECQTTAGSRNIQLLTHQLTNVRAPFTMSVHVKQVEVKQQDGGVGFRVGVKSDLNEYRSNCFAKSGIKAGIVNGKLVLGNKEQKLKQPVDMKDCVLTVTGKPEGEKYSLTLLVTQSESDKPLGTLSQTFPPQAVLGNVALVSNFDARFKRKIGARYRFSDWSVDGKAFTVSPEHKFGPILWSQYTLSDSRGDEGFVMKISALTGPLGEKDNKDVELLSKQGDTWKSLGTAALDTDAWTATFRIPNWNEKKATPFKLVYKEKHTDGTETTNERTGIIRSNPSGRPLKLGALTCQKDYGFPYEPVANNLLKVDPDLLYFSGDQLYEDHGGFGLIRDPAEPAILNYLRKFYMHGWAFGEAMRDRPTVCIPDDHDVFQGNIWGEGGMKMKEGTTSSNGGYREPARMVNVVHKTCAAHHPDYYDPTPCKQGISVYYGDMVYGDVSFAILGDRQFKSGPEHVDTGSGRADHVTDPNFDTSKLDKPGLELLGERQEKFLEHWCDDWRGHALKVLFSQTVFSGVATHHGGYNGYLKADLDSGGWPQTARNRTVRILRKGMPLHVNGDQHLTSLSQYGADEQRDGSWSFCTPAISAGYPRWWRPDEVGMPHENRPQHRLPNTGEYLDGFGNKVYVYAVGNPEPGTEKNRYDLAHQKGSGFGLVLIDPEQKTYTIHSYRFLIDATDGKPVNEFPGWPVTLHQKENGGANQLQ; this comes from the coding sequence ATGCAATCACTGACCCGCCGGATGGCTCTCAAACTGTTTGCCCTGGGTACGACTTTCTTCGGTTTGAAAAAATCGCACACTCTGGAAGCCGCAGAACAGAAGAATGACTCTTCTGTCATGGGGCGTTGGAATAAGACGAATGACCGAGTCTGGCTGGGTGAAGAATTCTGGGCTAATCCGATGGAAGACTGGCGGATTGTCGATGGCGCTGCCGAGTGCCAGACGACCGCAGGCAGTCGCAATATTCAACTGCTGACACATCAACTCACCAATGTGCGTGCTCCCTTTACGATGTCGGTGCATGTCAAACAGGTTGAAGTCAAACAGCAGGATGGCGGCGTTGGTTTTCGTGTGGGCGTTAAAAGTGATCTCAACGAATACCGCAGCAATTGTTTTGCGAAAAGCGGTATCAAAGCCGGGATCGTAAACGGAAAACTGGTGCTGGGCAATAAAGAACAGAAGCTCAAACAGCCAGTGGACATGAAAGATTGTGTGCTGACAGTCACCGGTAAGCCAGAGGGTGAGAAGTATTCTCTGACGTTGCTCGTGACTCAATCAGAGTCCGATAAACCGCTGGGAACATTGTCACAGACATTTCCTCCACAGGCAGTGCTGGGAAATGTGGCACTGGTCAGCAATTTCGATGCCCGTTTCAAACGTAAAATCGGCGCCCGGTACCGCTTCAGTGACTGGTCTGTTGACGGTAAAGCATTCACGGTCTCGCCCGAACATAAGTTTGGTCCGATTTTGTGGTCGCAGTATACCCTCAGCGATTCCCGCGGCGATGAAGGTTTCGTGATGAAAATCAGCGCGCTGACCGGGCCGTTAGGCGAGAAAGACAATAAAGACGTTGAACTGCTGAGTAAGCAGGGAGATACCTGGAAATCACTGGGCACTGCGGCCCTCGATACGGATGCCTGGACGGCGACGTTTCGGATTCCGAACTGGAACGAAAAAAAAGCGACCCCGTTCAAGCTGGTCTATAAAGAAAAGCATACCGACGGGACCGAAACGACGAATGAGAGAACAGGCATCATTCGCTCGAATCCCTCAGGGCGTCCTCTGAAGCTGGGCGCGCTGACCTGCCAGAAAGATTACGGTTTCCCTTACGAACCGGTGGCGAACAATCTGCTCAAAGTAGATCCTGACCTGTTGTATTTCTCGGGCGATCAATTGTACGAAGATCATGGCGGCTTCGGTTTGATTCGAGATCCCGCTGAACCTGCGATATTGAACTACCTCCGTAAATTTTACATGCACGGCTGGGCGTTTGGAGAAGCGATGCGAGATCGTCCCACGGTTTGCATTCCCGATGATCACGATGTGTTCCAGGGGAATATCTGGGGAGAGGGTGGCATGAAGATGAAAGAAGGGACCACCTCTTCAAACGGCGGATACCGGGAACCGGCGCGGATGGTGAATGTCGTGCATAAGACGTGTGCCGCCCATCATCCCGATTATTATGACCCGACTCCCTGCAAGCAGGGCATCAGTGTCTACTACGGCGATATGGTCTATGGCGACGTCAGCTTTGCCATTCTGGGAGATCGGCAGTTCAAAAGCGGTCCCGAACACGTTGATACCGGCAGCGGCCGTGCTGACCATGTGACAGATCCCAACTTCGATACATCCAAACTGGACAAGCCGGGGTTGGAATTACTGGGCGAGCGGCAGGAAAAATTCCTGGAACACTGGTGTGATGACTGGCGGGGACACGCGCTCAAGGTCTTATTCAGCCAGACGGTCTTTTCCGGGGTCGCCACACATCATGGTGGTTATAATGGATATCTCAAGGCGGATCTCGACTCCGGCGGTTGGCCGCAGACGGCCCGCAATCGGACGGTGCGGATTTTGCGCAAGGGGATGCCTTTGCACGTGAACGGGGATCAGCATCTGACCTCACTCTCACAATATGGAGCCGACGAACAGCGTGACGGCAGCTGGTCCTTCTGTACGCCGGCGATTTCAGCCGGTTACCCCCGCTGGTGGCGACCCGATGAAGTGGGCATGCCTCATGAGAATCGGCCGCAACATCGATTGCCGAATACCGGAGAATATCTGGATGGCTTTGGCAACAAGGTCTATGTCTATGCGGTGGGAAATCCGGAGCCGGGCACGGAAAAGAACCGTTATGATCTGGCCCATCAGAAGGGGAGTGGCTTTGGTCTGGTGCTGATCGATCCGGAACAGAAAACCTATACGATTCACTCTTACCGTTTTCTGATTGATGCCACTGATGGAAAACCTGTGAACGAGTTTCCGGGTTGGCCAGTGACTCTGCACCAGAAAGAGAATGGTGGTGCGAACCAGCTACAGTAA
- a CDS encoding DUF1501 domain-containing protein produces the protein MLGMSRREMLKSASCGFGYLAMSALCGKTSFAGGSAAIANLNARPPQLPARAKRVIFLCMSGGPAQLDTFDYKPQTGKKKHAGSAFKFAQHGESGLWISELLPETAKHADKLCVLNGMYADITNHAQSFLQLHTGDRLRPRPSLGSWVVYGLGTENQNVPGFISLYPSKPSVYSSALLPPVYEGTPIGLNTTNMSKATINNIKSDHVPTVVKRRQLDFVQAMNREHATRRPDDARLEAVIQSMELGFRMQMAAPELLDISQETKSTLERYRVGQGKVVGTCKNSDFGRQCLLARRFAEAGVRFIEVNHGSWDQHKNHRADLTANCESTDAPIAALLEDLEQRGLLDETLVVWGGEFGRPGLVPESKKDSTGHNARGFTFWMAGGGLKRGLAYGKTDPTGARAIEGKVHFRDLHATILHQLGLQHDKLTYNQGEREFRLTGTEGGKVVHDIIA, from the coding sequence ATGCTCGGAATGTCGCGACGGGAAATGTTGAAATCAGCCTCTTGTGGCTTTGGCTATCTGGCGATGTCTGCCTTATGCGGCAAGACATCCTTCGCCGGGGGTTCCGCTGCCATCGCGAATCTGAATGCCCGACCTCCTCAACTGCCGGCCCGCGCGAAACGCGTGATCTTCCTCTGCATGAGCGGTGGTCCCGCCCAGCTCGATACTTTCGATTACAAACCTCAAACTGGCAAGAAGAAACACGCCGGTTCTGCTTTCAAATTCGCACAGCACGGCGAAAGTGGTCTCTGGATCTCTGAACTGCTCCCGGAAACGGCCAAACACGCGGACAAACTCTGCGTTTTGAATGGCATGTACGCGGATATCACCAATCACGCCCAATCCTTTCTGCAACTGCATACCGGCGATCGACTGCGTCCCCGTCCCAGTCTGGGTTCCTGGGTCGTATATGGATTAGGTACCGAAAACCAGAATGTCCCCGGCTTCATCAGCCTCTACCCTTCAAAACCATCCGTTTATTCCAGCGCCTTACTACCCCCCGTTTATGAGGGGACACCGATTGGCCTCAACACCACGAATATGTCAAAGGCGACCATCAATAACATCAAAAGTGATCACGTACCCACGGTAGTCAAACGACGACAACTCGATTTCGTACAAGCCATGAATCGCGAGCACGCTACCCGTCGTCCCGATGACGCCCGCCTGGAAGCCGTCATTCAATCGATGGAACTCGGTTTCCGCATGCAGATGGCGGCGCCTGAACTGCTCGACATCAGCCAGGAAACAAAGTCGACCCTCGAACGCTATCGCGTCGGTCAGGGTAAAGTGGTCGGCACCTGTAAGAATTCCGACTTCGGACGCCAGTGCCTGTTAGCCCGCCGTTTTGCAGAAGCCGGCGTGCGGTTCATCGAAGTCAATCATGGCAGCTGGGACCAGCATAAGAATCACCGTGCCGACCTGACGGCGAACTGTGAATCGACAGATGCTCCCATCGCCGCCCTGCTGGAAGACCTGGAACAACGGGGCCTGCTCGATGAAACACTGGTTGTCTGGGGAGGCGAATTCGGCCGTCCCGGTCTTGTCCCGGAAAGTAAAAAAGACAGCACCGGCCATAACGCCCGCGGCTTCACGTTCTGGATGGCAGGAGGCGGCCTCAAACGCGGTCTGGCTTATGGAAAAACCGATCCTACCGGTGCCCGTGCCATTGAAGGCAAAGTCCATTTCCGCGATCTGCATGCCACGATTTTACATCAACTCGGCCTGCAGCATGACAAACTGACCTACAATCAGGGGGAACGGGAATTCCGCCTGACCGGAACCGAGGGCGGGAAAGTCGTGCACGACATCATTGCCTGA
- a CDS encoding DUF502 domain-containing protein: protein MSQHVKKSFGFLKTTAIGGLIFLLPLIVIGALVGQIVPIVLTVAEVLSDYIPVKTPAGIAMLIALSIGIVLLMCFAAGLIARWSIGKKLSHFVEKNLILLFPRYAIYREQLKGSIGGDHNKPEMIPVLVRFDDVTRIAFQAERTEGPLISIYLPGSPDPWSGCVIFMAPDRVETLDIPFSEALGICERMGRESLHFLDSQPPLTQN, encoded by the coding sequence ATGTCACAGCACGTCAAAAAAAGTTTCGGGTTCCTGAAAACCACCGCCATCGGGGGCCTGATCTTTCTGCTCCCGTTGATCGTCATCGGTGCCCTGGTTGGCCAGATCGTGCCTATCGTCCTGACCGTGGCGGAAGTGCTCTCCGACTATATTCCCGTGAAAACTCCCGCCGGCATCGCGATGTTAATTGCCCTCTCGATCGGCATCGTCCTCCTGATGTGTTTCGCCGCCGGCCTGATTGCCCGCTGGTCAATTGGTAAAAAACTCTCGCATTTCGTCGAAAAGAATCTGATTCTACTGTTTCCCCGTTATGCCATTTATCGGGAGCAACTCAAAGGCAGCATCGGCGGTGATCATAATAAACCGGAAATGATTCCCGTCCTCGTCCGCTTTGATGATGTCACCCGCATTGCCTTTCAAGCAGAGCGAACCGAAGGTCCCCTGATCTCAATCTACCTGCCCGGCTCCCCCGATCCCTGGTCCGGCTGCGTGATTTTCATGGCTCCCGATCGAGTCGAAACACTGGACATCCCGTTTTCTGAAGCACTCGGCATTTGCGAACGCATGGGCCGTGAATCGCTGCATTTTCTCGATTCGCAACCACCGCTTACACAAAATTAA
- a CDS encoding sulfatase-like hydrolase/transferase has protein sequence MILHHSRGWFLLFVLFLFAPLTFSEAAERPNFLIIFTDDQGINDVGCYGSEIPTPHIDQLAKEGLRFRQYYSASAICTPSRFGILTGRNPSRSKDQLLGALMFMSDVDRNRGIQPGETTIADVLQKNGYQTALIGKWHLGHGAKSFLPTSHGFDLFRGHTGGCIDYFTMTYGNLPDWYHNQQHVSENGYATDLITEEAEHFLKAQRTADKPFFLFLSYNAPHFGKGWSPGDQSPVNIMQPQGADLKRVGSIKDKVRREFAAMTVALDDGIGRVMATLKNNGLDENTLVIFMTDHGGTYVYGGSNHPYRGAKATLFEGGIRVPCIMRWPGKIKAATETNEVTWALDLFPTICQFANVKTGGLTLDGQDISGLLTQQTPVGKRELFWQLGPHEELKRGRWTALRQGDWKYIQNEEGDEFLFDLKTDPYEKQNQLQNKAAKLAELQKRRDQIADHLSP, from the coding sequence ATGATATTGCACCATTCCCGAGGCTGGTTTCTACTCTTCGTTCTGTTTCTGTTCGCCCCGCTCACTTTTTCTGAGGCAGCAGAACGACCGAACTTCCTGATCATTTTTACCGACGATCAGGGCATCAACGATGTCGGCTGTTATGGAAGTGAAATTCCCACACCGCACATCGATCAACTGGCAAAAGAGGGCCTGCGGTTTCGTCAATATTATTCGGCTTCCGCAATCTGTACCCCTTCCCGCTTTGGAATTCTGACGGGCCGTAATCCGAGTCGCTCTAAAGACCAGTTGCTCGGCGCGTTGATGTTTATGAGCGACGTCGATCGGAATCGCGGCATTCAACCCGGCGAAACCACTATTGCTGACGTTCTCCAAAAGAATGGATATCAGACCGCATTGATCGGGAAATGGCATCTGGGTCACGGTGCGAAATCGTTCCTGCCAACCTCCCACGGCTTTGATCTGTTCCGGGGACACACGGGCGGCTGTATTGATTACTTCACGATGACGTATGGCAATCTTCCTGACTGGTATCACAACCAGCAGCATGTTTCCGAAAATGGGTATGCGACCGATTTAATCACCGAAGAAGCGGAACATTTTTTGAAAGCACAACGGACCGCGGATAAACCGTTCTTTCTGTTTCTGTCTTATAACGCCCCGCATTTTGGGAAAGGCTGGTCTCCCGGCGATCAAAGCCCGGTGAATATCATGCAGCCACAAGGAGCCGATTTGAAACGAGTCGGCAGCATCAAAGACAAAGTCCGCCGCGAATTCGCTGCCATGACCGTCGCGCTGGATGATGGCATCGGACGCGTGATGGCAACCCTCAAAAATAACGGACTGGATGAAAATACGCTGGTGATTTTCATGACAGACCACGGCGGCACCTACGTCTATGGTGGCAGTAATCACCCCTATCGCGGTGCAAAAGCCACACTGTTCGAAGGCGGAATTCGCGTTCCCTGTATCATGCGCTGGCCTGGAAAGATTAAAGCAGCGACAGAGACAAACGAAGTCACCTGGGCGCTGGATCTGTTTCCCACAATCTGCCAGTTTGCTAATGTAAAAACCGGAGGGTTGACCTTGGATGGTCAGGATATCTCAGGTCTGCTCACCCAGCAAACCCCTGTCGGAAAGCGAGAACTGTTCTGGCAACTGGGTCCACATGAAGAATTAAAACGGGGCCGCTGGACCGCGCTGCGGCAAGGAGACTGGAAATACATCCAGAACGAAGAGGGAGACGAATTCCTCTTCGATCTCAAAACCGATCCTTATGAGAAGCAGAACCAGCTGCAAAACAAAGCGGCAAAACTGGCAGAACTTCAGAAACGCCGAGATCAAATTGCCGACCATTTATCGCCTTAG